In a genomic window of Deinococcus proteolyticus MRP:
- a CDS encoding DUF4158 domain-containing protein, producing MQNSSGSLFTSAQRDQFTRFPEIDERTFSRYYLLDAADLRLVRERRRDFNKLGFAVQLTVLRHLGRGLRPGETPPEAVLAYLAEQLRVDSACYTQYAAREPTRREHLPCVSGWGTSSCHAARALSCATGWCRWPSLPTSLSH from the coding sequence ATGCAGAACTCGTCCGGCTCCCTCTTCACCTCCGCCCAGCGCGACCAGTTCACCCGCTTCCCGGAAATCGACGAACGTACCTTCTCCCGGTATTACCTGCTTGACGCCGCCGACCTTCGCCTCGTGCGCGAGCGGCGGCGGGATTTCAACAAGTTGGGCTTCGCCGTGCAGCTCACGGTCCTGCGCCACCTGGGGCGCGGATTACGCCCCGGCGAGACGCCTCCCGAAGCCGTCCTGGCGTACCTCGCCGAACAACTGCGGGTGGATTCAGCGTGCTACACCCAGTACGCCGCCCGCGAGCCGACCCGGCGCGAACACTTACCCTGTGTCAGCGGCTGGGGTACGTCGAGTTGTCACGCCGCCAGGGCGCTGAGCTGCGCGACTGGCTGGTGCCGTTGGCCGTCGTTACCGACCAGCCTTTCCCATTGA
- a CDS encoding Tn3 family transposase produces the protein MSRRQGAELRDWLVPLAVVTDQPFPLMSALMDEVRRRHLLVPRFSVLERLVRSARVRADQHTYGVLNLPLKGDLPDRVDALLSPQGDEPVSRFAWLARPVGAPKPKHILTLLDKLAFVRTFPVQSNLQAFLPQSRLEHLAEEARRLSASHLADFEPRRRRATLMARLLDLSETLTDAVLDMHDRVMVPLLREGERAAAEVFGQQGPPLVEQFGTFKSVCAAVIAAREQGADPYQAIEAVVNWQQLVETVREKEVVSAEQLDPLHHAIKGYAKVRSYAPRLLAAFTFHAEGKAVPVVEALNLLREMYAANKRTLPEHVPIGFVRQKWAGQVFRAGAVDRRAYELCVLDELRLALRAGDVWVAGSRKYKDLDAYLLPQGTWQKRLPKLSLDLPETFDAFWAATEPRLTEQLREVADLLARGELSSVSVQRGRLRIGKVTRAVPDEVEPLGRRLSARLPRVKITDLLLEVNAWTRFTGAFLNLHSGKEAERHDHLLTAILADGLNLGLTKMAEASPDPGMTARRLMYLADWFLRPDSYAAGLAELVNFQSKLPLAALWGDGTTSSSDGQRFPTGGRGKTFGYLNAKYGREPGILFYTHVSDQYAPFHTKVITANVRDALHVLDGLLYHLSELKIKEHYTEQVFALCHLLGFRFAPRIRDLGETRLYTPEVASAYGLLEPLVAQRLNLRLIREHWDELRRLTTSIKAGTVTASLMLSKLASYPRQNGLALALRELGRVQRTLFTLEWLRDPELRRRVLAGLNKGEALHALKRAVAFHRSGEIRDQSFEAQSNRASGLNLVTTAIAVWNTVYLGRAVEALRAEGVDVSDELLAHVSPLSWEHIGLTGDYVWHPEGVPVEGTYRALRE, from the coding sequence TTGTCACGCCGCCAGGGCGCTGAGCTGCGCGACTGGCTGGTGCCGTTGGCCGTCGTTACCGACCAGCCTTTCCCATTGATGAGTGCTCTGATGGACGAGGTGCGGCGGCGGCACCTCCTGGTGCCGCGTTTCAGCGTTCTCGAACGCCTGGTTCGTTCTGCCCGTGTCCGCGCCGACCAGCACACCTACGGCGTGCTCAATCTGCCACTCAAGGGCGACCTTCCCGACCGGGTAGACGCCTTGCTGTCGCCCCAGGGCGATGAGCCAGTCTCGCGCTTCGCGTGGCTGGCGCGGCCTGTGGGCGCACCCAAGCCCAAACACATCCTGACCTTGCTGGACAAATTGGCTTTCGTGCGAACCTTCCCGGTGCAGAGCAATCTCCAGGCCTTCTTGCCGCAGAGCCGCCTGGAGCACCTGGCGGAGGAAGCCCGGCGGCTGAGTGCCTCGCATCTCGCGGACTTTGAACCCCGGCGGCGCCGGGCCACGTTGATGGCCCGGCTGCTTGATCTCTCCGAGACCTTGACCGATGCCGTCCTCGACATGCACGACCGCGTGATGGTGCCGCTGCTGCGGGAAGGCGAACGGGCCGCCGCGGAGGTTTTTGGGCAGCAGGGGCCGCCGCTCGTCGAGCAGTTTGGCACCTTCAAGTCCGTGTGCGCGGCGGTGATCGCCGCGCGGGAGCAGGGGGCCGACCCCTATCAGGCCATCGAAGCGGTCGTGAACTGGCAACAACTCGTCGAGACCGTACGGGAGAAGGAGGTGGTGAGTGCCGAGCAGCTTGATCCGCTGCACCACGCCATAAAGGGCTACGCGAAGGTACGAAGCTATGCCCCCCGGCTGCTGGCGGCCTTCACCTTCCATGCCGAGGGCAAGGCGGTACCCGTGGTCGAGGCACTGAACCTCCTCCGAGAGATGTACGCGGCGAACAAGCGCACCTTACCTGAACACGTTCCCATCGGTTTTGTCCGGCAGAAGTGGGCTGGACAGGTGTTCCGAGCTGGCGCGGTGGACCGACGAGCATACGAGTTGTGCGTACTAGACGAGTTGCGGCTCGCGTTGCGAGCCGGAGATGTCTGGGTCGCGGGGAGCCGCAAGTACAAGGACCTCGACGCCTACCTCCTGCCACAGGGCACCTGGCAGAAACGCCTCCCCAAGCTATCCTTGGACCTGCCCGAGACGTTCGACGCCTTCTGGGCAGCCACGGAACCCAGGCTCACGGAGCAGTTGCGTGAGGTGGCCGACCTGCTCGCCAGGGGCGAGCTGTCCTCCGTGTCGGTGCAACGCGGCAGGCTCAGAATTGGGAAGGTCACGCGGGCTGTGCCCGACGAGGTGGAGCCTCTGGGGCGCAGGCTGAGCGCGCGGTTGCCGCGCGTGAAGATCACCGACCTGCTGCTAGAGGTCAACGCCTGGACCCGGTTCACAGGAGCCTTCCTGAACCTGCACAGCGGAAAGGAGGCGGAGCGCCACGACCATCTGCTGACCGCAATCCTGGCTGACGGGCTGAACCTGGGATTGACCAAGATGGCGGAGGCTTCCCCGGACCCCGGCATGACCGCACGCCGCTTGATGTACCTCGCGGACTGGTTCCTCCGCCCCGACTCCTACGCGGCGGGTCTCGCCGAGCTGGTCAACTTTCAGTCCAAACTACCCCTGGCCGCTCTGTGGGGGGACGGCACGACGAGCAGTTCCGACGGGCAACGCTTCCCGACAGGTGGGCGGGGCAAGACCTTCGGATATCTGAATGCGAAGTATGGCCGCGAGCCGGGCATCCTGTTCTACACCCATGTCAGCGACCAGTACGCGCCCTTCCACACCAAGGTCATCACCGCCAATGTGCGTGATGCGCTGCATGTGCTGGACGGGTTGCTGTACCACCTGTCGGAGCTGAAGATCAAGGAGCATTACACCGAGCAGGTCTTTGCGCTGTGTCACCTCCTGGGCTTCCGCTTCGCTCCCAGGATTCGAGACCTGGGGGAAACTCGGCTGTATACGCCTGAAGTGGCCTCGGCTTACGGGCTGCTGGAGCCACTGGTGGCCCAGCGGCTCAACCTGCGTCTGATCCGCGAGCACTGGGACGAGTTGCGGCGGCTCACGACCTCGATCAAGGCGGGCACGGTGACGGCCTCGTTAATGCTCTCCAAGCTCGCCTCGTACCCGCGCCAGAATGGCCTGGCGCTGGCCCTGCGCGAGCTGGGCCGCGTCCAGAGGACGCTATTTACGTTGGAGTGGCTGCGTGACCCGGAGCTGCGCCGCCGGGTGTTGGCAGGACTGAACAAGGGGGAGGCACTGCACGCCCTCAAACGGGCGGTGGCCTTCCATCGCAGTGGGGAGATTCGGGATCAGTCGTTTGAGGCCCAGAGCAACCGCGCCAGCGGCCTCAATCTCGTGACGACCGCAATCGCTGTCTGGAACACGGTGTACCTGGGGCGCGCCGTCGAAGCCCTGCGTGCCGAGGGCGTGGACGTGTCCGATGAACTGCTGGCTCACGTGTCGCCGCTGTCGTGGGAGCACATCGGGCTGACCGGGGACTATGTGTGGCACCCCGAAGGGGTGCCCGTAGAGGGAACCTACCGAGCGTTACGCGAGTAA